The following are encoded in a window of Kitasatospora sp. NBC_01250 genomic DNA:
- a CDS encoding acyl-CoA carboxylase subunit beta, with product MISQIEELAHIRQEVLAGPSARATAAQLAKGKLTARERIALLLDEDSFCEVEPLRRHRATGFGLELKKPYTDGVITGWGTVGGRTVFVYAHDFRIFGGALGEAHAAKIHKIMDMALNAGAPLVSLNDGAGARIQEGVTALAGYGGIFRRNTRASGVIPQISVMLGPCAGGAAYSPALTDFVFMVRDTSQMFITGPDVVRAVTGEEISQNGLGGADVHAERSGVAHFAYDDEESCIAEVRYLLSLLPQNNRETPPAESCDDPADRRCEALLDLVPVDGSRPYDMRKVIEEIVDHGEYLEVHERWATNVICVLARLGGRVVGIVANQPQSLAGVLDITASEKAARFVQLCDAFSIPIVTLLDVPGFLPGVDQEHGGIIRHGAKLLYAYCDATVPRISLILRKAYGGAYIVMDSQSIGADLTYAWPINEIAVMGAEGAANVIFRQQIAEADDPEAKRAELVKAYRTELMHPYYAAERGLVDDVIDPAQTRQVLIQSLEMLRSKHADRPSRKHGNPPQ from the coding sequence ATGATATCCCAGATCGAGGAGCTGGCACATATACGGCAAGAGGTGCTGGCCGGACCCAGCGCGCGGGCCACCGCCGCGCAGCTGGCCAAAGGAAAACTGACGGCACGTGAGCGCATCGCCCTGCTGCTGGACGAGGATTCGTTCTGCGAAGTGGAGCCGCTGCGCCGGCACCGGGCGACCGGCTTCGGTCTGGAGCTGAAGAAGCCCTACACCGACGGCGTGATCACCGGCTGGGGAACCGTCGGCGGGCGGACGGTCTTCGTCTACGCCCACGACTTCCGGATCTTCGGCGGCGCGCTGGGCGAGGCGCACGCGGCGAAGATCCACAAAATCATGGACATGGCGCTCAACGCGGGCGCGCCCCTGGTCTCCCTCAATGACGGTGCGGGAGCCCGGATCCAGGAGGGCGTCACCGCGCTGGCCGGCTACGGCGGCATCTTCCGCCGCAACACCCGGGCCTCCGGGGTGATCCCGCAGATCTCCGTGATGCTCGGGCCGTGCGCGGGCGGTGCGGCCTACAGCCCGGCGCTGACCGACTTCGTCTTCATGGTCCGCGACACCTCGCAGATGTTCATCACCGGGCCCGACGTGGTCCGCGCGGTGACCGGCGAGGAGATCAGCCAGAACGGGCTGGGCGGTGCCGACGTCCACGCCGAGCGCTCCGGGGTGGCCCACTTCGCCTACGACGACGAGGAGTCCTGCATCGCCGAGGTGCGCTACCTGCTGTCGCTGCTGCCGCAGAACAACCGGGAGACCCCGCCCGCGGAGAGCTGCGACGATCCGGCCGACCGGCGCTGCGAGGCGCTGCTGGACCTGGTCCCGGTCGACGGCAGCCGCCCCTACGACATGCGCAAGGTGATCGAGGAGATCGTCGACCACGGCGAGTACCTGGAGGTGCACGAGCGCTGGGCCACCAACGTCATCTGCGTGCTGGCCCGCCTCGGCGGCCGGGTCGTCGGCATCGTCGCCAACCAGCCGCAGTCGCTGGCCGGCGTCCTGGACATCACCGCCTCCGAGAAGGCCGCCCGCTTCGTCCAGCTCTGCGACGCGTTCAGCATCCCGATCGTCACGCTGCTGGACGTGCCCGGCTTCCTGCCCGGGGTCGACCAGGAGCACGGCGGCATCATCCGGCACGGCGCCAAGCTGCTCTACGCGTACTGCGACGCCACCGTGCCGCGGATCTCGCTGATCCTGCGCAAGGCCTACGGCGGGGCGTACATCGTGATGGACTCGCAGTCCATCGGCGCGGACCTTACCTACGCCTGGCCGATCAACGAGATCGCCGTGATGGGCGCGGAGGGCGCGGCCAACGTCATCTTCCGCCAGCAGATCGCCGAGGCCGACGACCCGGAGGCCAAGCGGGCCGAGCTGGTCAAGGCCTACCGCACCGAGCTGATGCACCCCTACTACGCCGCCGAGCGCGGCCTGGTGGACGACGTGATCGACCCGGCCCAGACCCGTCAGGTGCTGATCCAGTCGCTGGAGATGCTGCGCTCCAAGCACGCCGACCGCCCGTCCCGCAAGCACGGCAACCCGCCGCAGTAG
- a CDS encoding helix-turn-helix transcriptional regulator → MLESLGIDRHAELVYRAMLAHPSEGVAALAARLQLTESEIRSSLDQLSVLALIQPSPDEHIGFRAIRPEMAMELLLARQHVDLAAQQMRVEASRAAAAQLIAECSALPTPSGDTDSEHLVGPNAIRERLGQIGRTIEQEVMTLAPGGAHPVADLEASRGPNAALLERGVRMRTIYLESIRNDKPTLDHVAWLNHRGGQVRVAPALPVRMIIMDRRHALLPIDTNDARIGAVLLRGQGTVAALCALFENIWDAATPLGVAPSRDIEGLPRQEAVVLRLLTQGLTDEAIAKRLGISPRTARRIAADLMTRLEARSRFEAGVHAVQDGWLPSTR, encoded by the coding sequence GTGCTCGAGTCGTTGGGCATCGATCGGCATGCTGAGCTGGTGTATCGCGCGATGCTGGCCCATCCAAGCGAGGGTGTGGCCGCTCTGGCGGCACGGTTGCAGCTCACGGAAAGTGAGATTCGCAGCAGCCTCGACCAACTCAGCGTGCTGGCCCTGATCCAGCCGTCGCCAGATGAGCACATCGGTTTCCGCGCGATTCGGCCGGAGATGGCCATGGAACTCCTGCTGGCCCGGCAACACGTGGATCTGGCGGCCCAGCAGATGCGCGTCGAGGCGTCCCGGGCCGCCGCGGCCCAGCTCATCGCCGAGTGTTCCGCACTGCCGACCCCCTCGGGAGACACCGACTCCGAGCACCTGGTCGGTCCCAACGCCATCCGGGAGCGTCTTGGCCAGATCGGCCGGACCATCGAGCAGGAGGTGATGACCCTCGCGCCCGGCGGCGCTCATCCGGTGGCGGACCTCGAGGCCAGCCGCGGTCCCAATGCGGCCCTGCTCGAACGTGGCGTTCGCATGCGGACGATCTATCTGGAGAGCATTCGCAACGACAAGCCGACGCTCGATCACGTGGCCTGGCTCAACCACCGGGGCGGCCAGGTGCGGGTGGCTCCCGCGCTGCCGGTGCGCATGATCATCATGGATCGCAGGCACGCCCTGCTGCCCATCGACACCAACGACGCGCGCATCGGAGCGGTGCTGCTGCGCGGCCAGGGCACCGTCGCGGCCCTGTGCGCGCTCTTCGAGAACATCTGGGACGCCGCGACCCCCCTCGGGGTCGCGCCCTCGCGCGACATCGAGGGGCTGCCGCGCCAGGAGGCCGTGGTGCTCCGGCTGCTCACCCAGGGGCTCACCGACGAGGCGATCGCCAAGCGGCTGGGCATCTCCCCGCGCACCGCCCGTCGGATCGCGGCGGACCTGATGACCCGGCTGGAGGCCCGCAGCCGCTTCGAGGCCGGCGTCCACGCCGTTCAGGACGGCTGGCTGCCCAGCACCCGGTAG
- a CDS encoding ketopantoate reductase family protein: MRYIIIGAGAIGGTIGGRLYESGHQVVLVARGSQYQALHEQGLALTTPDLGTRVLPVPVAQGPQGVELAPEDVLVLAVKTQDTEAALVAWADRPVAGGGTAGERLPLVIAQNGVENERLALRRFARVYGMCVLLPASYLAAGSITAPCTPYTGMLTLGHYPPRAEADGTLRAIGEDLVKAGFLAPLAPDVMYWKYGKLVTNLVTTVEALCGTGGDPAAQRVAREAVAEADRVLDAAGIARADAAEMADMRTGKVEKPPVSGAATGGSSWQSLARGTGSIEADHLNGEMVLLGRLHGVPVPVNEALQRLANASARERRAPGSLTGEELAAAVGLV, translated from the coding sequence ATGCGGTACATCATCATCGGCGCCGGCGCGATCGGCGGCACCATCGGCGGGCGGCTGTACGAGAGCGGGCACCAGGTGGTCCTGGTGGCGCGCGGCAGCCAGTACCAGGCCCTGCACGAGCAGGGATTGGCGCTGACCACCCCCGACCTGGGCACCCGGGTGCTCCCGGTGCCGGTGGCCCAGGGGCCGCAGGGGGTCGAACTCGCGCCGGAGGACGTGCTGGTGCTCGCGGTCAAGACGCAGGACACCGAGGCGGCGCTGGTCGCCTGGGCGGACCGTCCGGTCGCCGGCGGCGGCACGGCGGGCGAGCGGCTGCCGCTGGTCATCGCGCAGAACGGGGTGGAGAACGAGCGCCTGGCGCTGCGCCGTTTCGCCCGGGTGTACGGCATGTGCGTGCTGCTGCCGGCCAGTTACCTGGCGGCCGGCTCGATCACCGCCCCCTGCACCCCGTACACCGGGATGCTCACCCTGGGCCACTACCCGCCGCGCGCCGAGGCGGACGGGACGCTGCGCGCGATCGGCGAGGACCTGGTGAAGGCCGGCTTCCTCGCGCCGCTGGCCCCCGACGTCATGTACTGGAAGTACGGCAAGCTGGTCACCAACCTGGTCACCACCGTCGAGGCGCTCTGCGGCACGGGCGGCGACCCGGCCGCCCAGCGGGTGGCCCGGGAGGCGGTGGCGGAGGCGGACCGGGTGCTGGACGCCGCCGGGATCGCGCGGGCGGACGCCGCCGAGATGGCGGACATGCGCACCGGCAAGGTGGAGAAGCCGCCGGTCTCGGGGGCGGCGACCGGCGGCTCCTCCTGGCAGAGCCTGGCCCGCGGCACCGGCTCGATCGAGGCCGACCACCTGAACGGCGAGATGGTGCTGCTCGGGCGGCTGCACGGGGTGCCGGTGCCGGTCAACGAGGCGCTCCAGCGGCTGGCGAACGCGAGCGCGCGCGAGCGCCGGGCCCCGGGCAGCCTGACCGGCGAGGAGCTGGCCGCCGCGGTCGGCCTGGTCTGA
- a CDS encoding Lrp/AsnC family transcriptional regulator, with protein MDSDTFDRIDRELVHALQLNARAPFSRIAAVLGVSDQTVARRYTRLRGSGRIRVLGLTHPEALGEVRWHVRVQCTPDAASSVAEALARRNDTSWVTLSSGGTEINCSTRAHPDQADHSLLLQRLPRTPSVVGVTAHCVLHTFFGGAMSMVMKTDTLSAEQVAALGPLPAAATVPTGPPSGPPPVLDAADRRLLDALAVDGRTPPAELAAATGWSLSTVRRRLEELEACGVLYYDLEVHWRLFGVRAQTMLWLSVAPAELAATGTALAEHPEVAYACATTGATNLHAVVLTRDAQALYTYLTTRIASLPAVRQLETAPTMRLVKGPGPLPLARR; from the coding sequence GTGGATTCCGACACCTTCGACAGAATCGACCGCGAGCTGGTCCACGCCCTCCAACTCAACGCCCGAGCGCCCTTCAGCCGGATCGCGGCCGTGCTCGGCGTCTCCGACCAGACCGTGGCCCGCCGCTACACCCGGCTGCGCGGCAGCGGCCGGATCCGGGTCCTGGGCCTGACCCACCCCGAGGCGCTGGGCGAGGTGCGCTGGCACGTGCGGGTGCAGTGCACCCCCGACGCGGCCTCCTCGGTGGCCGAGGCACTGGCCCGGCGCAACGACACCTCCTGGGTCACGCTCAGTTCGGGCGGCACCGAGATCAACTGCTCCACCCGCGCCCACCCCGACCAGGCCGACCACTCGCTGCTGCTCCAGCGGCTGCCGCGCACCCCGAGCGTGGTCGGCGTCACCGCGCACTGCGTGCTGCACACCTTCTTCGGCGGCGCGATGAGCATGGTGATGAAGACCGACACGCTCAGCGCCGAGCAGGTGGCGGCGCTGGGCCCACTGCCCGCCGCCGCCACCGTGCCCACCGGACCGCCGAGCGGACCGCCCCCGGTGCTCGACGCGGCCGACCGGCGGCTGCTCGACGCACTGGCCGTGGACGGGCGCACCCCGCCGGCCGAACTCGCCGCCGCCACCGGCTGGTCGCTCAGCACGGTGCGCCGCCGGCTGGAGGAGCTGGAGGCCTGCGGGGTGCTCTACTACGACCTGGAGGTGCACTGGCGGCTCTTCGGCGTGCGGGCCCAGACCATGCTCTGGCTCTCGGTGGCGCCGGCCGAGCTGGCCGCCACCGGCACGGCGCTGGCCGAACACCCGGAGGTGGCCTACGCCTGCGCGACCACCGGGGCGACCAACCTGCACGCGGTCGTCCTGACCCGGGACGCGCAGGCCCTCTACACCTACCTGACCACCAGGATCGCCTCGCTGCCCGCGGTGCGGCAGTTGGAGACCGCGCCGACCATGCGGCTCGTCAAGGGCCCGGGGCCGCTGCCGCTGGCACGCCGCTAG
- a CDS encoding serine hydrolase codes for MLSVAAGPLHGRPVVLHNAQEPHEAASTMKVAVLAALHRSGLDLDAEVPVVNRFESAVGGSFANDPGYDSDPEPWQRIGQGRAPLRWLAERMITHSSNLATNLCLAQVGGAAVAGAWRAAGATHSASPRGIEDARARAAGVRNEVTALDLLRLVRSLEPEPLGLLERNTWRVDLAAGLPPGTRIAFKNGWFTGVRHSVGLVRPPDTAPYLLAVCYTGPLASGDAEGDPAAALLARLSARAWARRHELAGGRP; via the coding sequence ATGCTGTCTGTTGCCGCTGGGCCACTGCACGGCCGACCGGTGGTGCTGCACAACGCCCAGGAGCCGCACGAGGCGGCCAGCACCATGAAGGTCGCGGTGCTGGCCGCGCTGCACCGCAGCGGACTCGACCTGGACGCCGAGGTGCCGGTGGTGAACCGGTTCGAATCCGCGGTCGGCGGCAGTTTCGCCAACGACCCCGGCTACGACAGCGATCCGGAGCCCTGGCAGCGCATCGGGCAGGGCCGGGCCCCGCTGCGCTGGCTGGCCGAGCGGATGATCACCCACTCGTCGAACCTGGCCACCAACCTCTGCCTGGCCCAGGTCGGCGGGGCGGCGGTCGCCGGGGCCTGGCGGGCGGCCGGTGCGACGCACAGCGCGAGCCCGCGCGGCATCGAGGACGCCCGGGCCCGTGCGGCCGGGGTGCGCAACGAGGTCACCGCGCTGGACCTGCTCCGGCTGGTGCGGTCGCTGGAACCGGAGCCGCTCGGGCTGCTGGAGCGCAACACCTGGCGGGTGGACCTGGCGGCCGGGCTGCCGCCCGGCACCCGGATCGCCTTCAAGAACGGCTGGTTCACCGGCGTGCGGCACAGCGTGGGCCTGGTGCGGCCGCCCGACACCGCGCCCTATCTGCTCGCGGTCTGCTACACCGGCCCGCTGGCCTCGGGGGACGCCGAGGGGGACCCGGCCGCCGCCCTGCTGGCGCGCCTGTCCGCCCGGGCCTGGGCGCGGCGCCACGAGTTGGCGGGCGGGCGGCCGTGA
- a CDS encoding cytochrome P450 has protein sequence MTQPTQAGPALSDEPSDLPSLPRRRGCPFDPDPAYARLREDQPVSRIAFPSGGSGWLVTRWADARAVLADPAFSSRLSTGSPHVRRTLVPLPEQALPGALLRLDGAEHRRYRRPVMRAFTVRRVQQLRPRIERIVEEHLAAMERAAAAGGGAPVDLVAELALPVTSLVICELLGVRYEDRATFQRLAGQLLTIDVTPEQSVQARLELGAFLSELVAAKRLAPGADLLSTLVAEADADPEGPLNDQALTVLGSLLLIAGHETTANMISLGALALLQHPGQLAALRAQPALGEGAVEELLRHLTIIQFGLLRLATQDTTVGGRSIRAGEQVVVALPAANRDPELGLGLPGAGEPLTDPEHLDITRPPTAHLAFGHGPHQCLGQQLARAELQITLGALFARFPGLRLAEPLEQVPFRDDMIIYGVHRLLVTW, from the coding sequence ATGACGCAGCCAACCCAGGCCGGTCCGGCCCTGTCTGACGAACCATCAGATCTTCCGTCGCTCCCCCGCCGGCGCGGCTGCCCGTTCGACCCCGACCCCGCGTACGCGCGACTGCGCGAGGACCAGCCGGTCAGCCGGATCGCCTTCCCCAGCGGCGGCTCCGGCTGGCTGGTCACCCGCTGGGCCGACGCCCGGGCGGTGCTGGCCGACCCCGCCTTCAGCTCCCGGCTCAGCACCGGCTCCCCGCACGTGCGCCGGACCCTCGTCCCGCTGCCCGAGCAGGCGCTGCCGGGAGCGCTGCTGCGCCTGGACGGCGCCGAGCACCGGCGCTACCGGCGACCGGTGATGCGGGCGTTCACCGTCCGGCGGGTGCAGCAGCTGCGGCCGCGGATCGAGCGGATCGTCGAGGAGCACCTGGCCGCGATGGAGCGCGCGGCCGCGGCCGGCGGCGGGGCACCGGTCGACCTGGTGGCCGAACTCGCGCTCCCGGTCACCTCGCTGGTCATCTGCGAGCTGCTCGGGGTGCGCTACGAGGACCGCGCCACCTTCCAGCGCCTGGCCGGGCAGCTGCTGACCATCGACGTCACACCGGAGCAGTCCGTGCAGGCCCGGCTGGAGCTGGGCGCCTTCCTGTCCGAACTGGTCGCCGCCAAGCGGCTGGCCCCCGGCGCCGACCTGCTCAGCACGCTGGTCGCGGAGGCCGACGCCGATCCCGAGGGCCCGCTGAACGACCAGGCCCTCACCGTGCTCGGCTCGCTGCTGCTGATCGCCGGCCACGAGACCACCGCCAACATGATCTCGCTCGGCGCGCTCGCCCTGCTCCAGCACCCCGGGCAGCTCGCCGCCCTGCGCGCGCAGCCCGCGCTGGGCGAGGGCGCGGTGGAGGAGCTGCTCCGCCACCTGACCATCATCCAGTTCGGCCTGCTCCGGCTCGCCACCCAGGACACCACCGTGGGCGGTCGGTCGATCCGCGCCGGCGAGCAGGTGGTCGTCGCGCTGCCCGCCGCCAACCGGGACCCGGAACTCGGGCTCGGGCTGCCCGGCGCCGGCGAACCGCTGACGGACCCGGAGCACCTGGACATCACCCGCCCGCCGACCGCGCACCTGGCCTTCGGCCACGGACCGCACCAGTGCCTGGGCCAGCAACTCGCGCGCGCCGAACTGCAGATCACCCTCGGCGCGCTCTTCGCCCGGTTCCCCGGCCTGCGCCTGGCCGAGCCGCTGGAGCAGGTCCCGTTCCGCGACGACATGATCATCTACGGCGTCCACCGCCTGCTGGTGACCTGGTGA
- a CDS encoding AfsR/SARP family transcriptional regulator, whose translation MEIRTPLGAAEISGALQRTLVLTLLVNEGQSISGESLIDEMWGDALPDNESNALQAHVSRLRRKLKALEPDCPGARLTIHPSGYRLCLRDAVLDAVEFIKAVRQAEALAQTDAGATAALLRDALAMWRGPVFGGFTGGPACQLARARYEEHRMRAMELCFDAELRLGRHAAILPELQDAHRNHPLRERFCEQLMIALYRSGRQADALGFYRLMWQNLSEELGIEPSPALKRLEHAILSHAPHLDERALTPALQLV comes from the coding sequence TTGGAGATCAGAACCCCCCTGGGGGCCGCCGAGATCTCCGGTGCCCTCCAGCGCACGCTCGTCCTGACCCTGCTCGTCAACGAGGGCCAGTCCATCTCCGGCGAGAGCCTGATCGACGAGATGTGGGGTGACGCCCTCCCGGACAACGAGTCGAACGCACTGCAGGCGCATGTCAGCCGACTGCGACGGAAGTTGAAGGCCCTGGAGCCCGACTGCCCGGGGGCCCGCCTGACCATCCATCCGTCCGGGTACCGGCTCTGTCTGCGGGACGCGGTGCTGGACGCCGTCGAGTTCATCAAGGCGGTGCGCCAGGCCGAGGCCCTCGCCCAGACGGATGCGGGGGCCACCGCGGCGCTGCTGCGCGACGCGCTGGCCATGTGGCGGGGACCGGTGTTCGGCGGCTTCACCGGCGGCCCGGCCTGCCAGCTGGCCCGGGCCCGGTACGAGGAGCACCGGATGCGGGCGATGGAGCTCTGCTTCGACGCGGAGCTGCGGCTGGGCCGGCACGCCGCGATCCTCCCCGAGCTCCAGGACGCCCACCGCAACCACCCGTTGCGCGAGCGCTTCTGCGAGCAGCTGATGATCGCGCTCTACCGCTCCGGGCGGCAGGCGGACGCGCTGGGCTTCTACCGCCTGATGTGGCAGAACCTCTCCGAGGAACTGGGAATCGAACCCTCTCCCGCGCTGAAGCGCCTGGAGCACGCGATCCTCTCGCACGCGCCGCACCTGGACGAGAGGGCGCTCACGCCGGCTCTCCAGCTGGTCTGA
- a CDS encoding acyl-CoA carboxylase epsilon subunit — MTAIEIQVLRGRATAEELAVLTAVLLARAAAGAAPRATGAGSAWQPDTFEAPHSWHSRAERGG; from the coding sequence ATGACGGCGATCGAGATCCAGGTCCTGCGGGGCCGGGCGACGGCGGAGGAACTGGCCGTGCTCACCGCCGTGTTGCTGGCGCGTGCCGCGGCCGGAGCGGCCCCGCGCGCCACCGGTGCCGGCAGCGCCTGGCAGCCGGACACCTTCGAGGCCCCGCACAGCTGGCACAGCCGCGCGGAGCGCGGCGGGTGA
- a CDS encoding serine hydrolase domain-containing protein: protein MTEPTCCWAPDTERIHRLLAEGVREHVYPGAAWAVGDAGGRLTGGAVGVPDPRRPERPMRADTLFDLASLTKVLAVWSVLGALWEDGRLPLDQPIGSYWPEPAGHPLGRVTARQLLTHTAGVPLRTQLEALYGRDPAAIRTGVLRAAPHRPPGEAVEYTDRAALILGYLVEHLTGERLDRHVTERIWDPLGMHATRFGPLPAAAAARCAPTELDQASGEHWQGTVHDPSARLLGGVCGIAGVFSTADDLGVYLRHLLAPGAGRTTGGRAGADRVGVGAAWTAESLRVQTGRLEPQRGLFWHLAPGTGPAEGVWTHYGFTGTALWLVPGLGRWAVLLTNKVFWTRERQPLTDIRNTFRALVCA from the coding sequence GTGACCGAGCCGACCTGCTGCTGGGCGCCCGACACCGAACGGATCCACCGACTGCTGGCCGAGGGTGTGCGCGAGCACGTGTACCCCGGCGCGGCCTGGGCGGTGGGGGACGCCGGCGGACGCCTGACGGGCGGCGCGGTGGGCGTGCCGGATCCCCGGCGGCCCGAGCGGCCGATGCGGGCGGACACCCTCTTCGACCTGGCCAGCCTGACCAAGGTCCTCGCCGTCTGGTCCGTCCTCGGCGCCCTGTGGGAGGACGGCCGGCTGCCGCTGGACCAGCCGATCGGGAGCTACTGGCCCGAGCCGGCCGGCCACCCGCTCGGCCGGGTCACCGCCCGCCAACTGCTCACGCACACCGCCGGGGTGCCGCTGCGGACCCAGCTGGAGGCGCTGTACGGACGCGACCCGGCGGCGATCCGCACCGGCGTGCTGCGGGCGGCCCCGCACCGGCCGCCCGGCGAGGCGGTGGAGTACACCGACCGGGCCGCGCTGATCCTCGGCTACCTGGTGGAGCACCTGACCGGCGAGCGGCTGGACCGGCACGTCACCGAGCGGATCTGGGACCCGCTCGGCATGCACGCCACCCGGTTCGGCCCGCTGCCCGCCGCGGCGGCGGCCCGCTGCGCGCCCACCGAGCTGGACCAGGCGAGCGGGGAGCACTGGCAGGGCACCGTGCACGACCCCTCGGCGCGGCTGCTCGGCGGGGTCTGCGGCATCGCCGGGGTCTTCTCGACCGCCGACGACCTCGGCGTCTACCTGCGCCACCTGCTCGCCCCCGGTGCCGGGCGGACCACCGGCGGACGGGCCGGTGCCGACCGGGTCGGCGTCGGCGCGGCCTGGACGGCGGAGTCGTTGCGCGTCCAGACCGGCCGATTGGAGCCGCAGCGCGGGCTGTTCTGGCACCTGGCGCCCGGTACCGGCCCGGCCGAGGGGGTCTGGACGCACTACGGGTTCACCGGCACCGCCCTGTGGCTCGTCCCGGGGCTGGGCCGCTGGGCGGTGCTGCTGACCAACAAGGTGTTCTGGACGCGCGAACGCCAGCCGCTCACCGACATCCGCAACACCTTCCGCGCGCTGGTCTGCGCCTGA
- a CDS encoding DUF2156 domain-containing protein — protein sequence MSLTATADPILAAVRQHTQAENPSSFLALNSGNSAFTVPGRDGVIVYRRTGRHVVQFGGPFAAPDDYEALAEHFIDHVREQELRLVGVQLQRHDAERYARRGFTVNQVGASWAVRIPDHTLRGSRFMQLRNKISRALRNGLQISEVPAEEWADGIRTIDGAWLASKGGASQLEFLVGQIGGEAQAQRRLFVGTIDGAPVAYISYSPVYGDRAGWMHDLSRRLPEGSPGLMEAINAHATEVFRSEGVEWLHFGFTPFTGLDAGYEIEGYSPAFQWLMHALWAEGAALYPAQTQLNYKQKWAPDLTIPEYVAFDGQASLASFAHIFRACGAF from the coding sequence ATGTCCCTGACGGCTACCGCCGATCCGATTCTCGCAGCAGTGCGGCAGCACACCCAGGCCGAGAATCCCAGCTCATTCCTGGCGCTCAACAGCGGAAACAGCGCGTTCACGGTGCCCGGCCGTGACGGCGTCATCGTCTACCGGCGCACCGGCCGGCACGTGGTGCAGTTCGGCGGACCGTTCGCCGCGCCGGACGACTACGAGGCCCTCGCCGAGCACTTCATCGACCATGTGCGTGAGCAGGAACTGCGCCTGGTCGGCGTGCAGTTGCAGCGGCACGACGCCGAGCGCTACGCGCGCCGCGGCTTCACCGTGAACCAGGTCGGCGCCTCCTGGGCGGTCCGGATCCCCGACCACACGCTGCGCGGCTCGCGCTTCATGCAACTGCGCAACAAGATCTCGCGCGCCCTGCGCAACGGGCTCCAGATCAGCGAGGTGCCGGCCGAGGAGTGGGCCGACGGCATCCGCACGATCGACGGCGCCTGGCTGGCCTCCAAGGGCGGGGCGAGCCAACTGGAGTTCCTGGTGGGCCAGATCGGCGGCGAGGCGCAGGCGCAGCGCCGGCTCTTCGTCGGCACCATCGACGGCGCCCCGGTCGCCTACATCTCCTACTCCCCGGTCTACGGCGACCGGGCCGGCTGGATGCACGACCTCAGTCGGCGACTGCCGGAGGGCTCGCCGGGCCTGATGGAGGCCATCAACGCGCACGCCACCGAGGTCTTCCGCAGCGAGGGCGTGGAGTGGCTGCACTTCGGCTTCACCCCGTTCACCGGCCTGGACGCCGGCTACGAGATCGAGGGGTACAGCCCCGCGTTCCAGTGGCTGATGCACGCCCTGTGGGCCGAGGGCGCGGCCCTGTACCCGGCTCAGACCCAGCTGAACTACAAGCAGAAGTGGGCCCCGGACCTGACCATCCCCGAGTACGTCGCCTTCGACGGGCAGGCGTCCCTGGCCTCCTTCGCGCACATCTTCCGGGCCTGCGGGGCGTTCTAG